TCATGATTCGTTCCCTTTACCATTTTATTATTTGCTAACTTACCATTCGCATCGATGGAGACTAAGGTCACATTATACTCTGTGCCACTACGCATAGAGAGAGACCATGTTAACATTCCTTCGGTGTTTGTATACCCTTCTTTGAGGAGTTTATTACCAGTGATATTGTACAACCTTATTAGAATATTGGGCATCGGGATTCTTTTACCTCCCTTCTCATATACACAGTTGATTGTAATCTTAGCTGGACCTGTTGAATGAGTGATAGAGATATCTATATCCCCATATGCAACGAACATATAGTTTGCATTAGGCATGATTATACTTCTCACACCCTTCACATCAAAGATGAATTTTAAATCACTAGACTTCACAGCATCTCCCGCCTTTTGTCTAATGTGTATATAACCATAACCCATCGAACCCGTCTTGCTAATATCTACCTCAAAGATCGCTTGTGGTGACCTTTTAGGCACAGTTACCAAACCCGTAGCCGTATAAGCGAGTATGGCAAGTATAGCGATCGATATCACGAGCAATAATGCGGTGGCTATGACCGGGGTTACACCCGATTTAATTCGAACCATCTTCATCAATTGGATGGATAATCCATCCAATTTAAAAACTTTATGGTAGAATCGTTAATATTTATGAATTAAATTTATGAATACTCGTTCCCAATCAGACTAAACTTTATATCGATCAGGTCACGAAGTACCGCACTTGCAGTCTCTAAACCTCCTGCGCCCCTGCCGATGATCGTTTCATCCCCAGCGTACTTCGAGCTAAAAGTTACCGCATTTAATGTACCTTTGATATTTAAAGGATCGTCCAACGAAATTTGAGTCGGAGACACCTCGATTTTATCATTCGCCGATGCGATCAACCTAATCGTTTTACCTTGCTTTAATAATGTGATCAGATCTTCACGATTCACTTCTCTCAATCCTTTTATTAGCACATCCTTTAAAGTCACCCTTCTCTTCATCACCCAATTCGCTAAAATCACCAACTTCGCCGCAGAGTCGATACCATCGATATCTAGGCTAGGATCGGTTTCTGCGATGCCGAGCCTCTGGGCTTCCTTCAACGCCTGATCGAATGGATAGCCCTCTTCCATCCTCGTGAGAATATAATTCGTCGTACCATTCAATACCCCTCTTATAGAAATTATTTCATCCCCTCTCAAACACTTCTTTGCGAATTGGAGAATAGGTGTACCACCACCGACTGTGCCGCTAAATCTTAATTGAACACCATTGTGCTCAGCCAATTCATGGATGATCGGGAATGCCAGGGCGAAGGGCCCCTTATTCGTCGAAATCACATGCATGCCCATTCTAATAGCCTTTATGATATGTGAGAGGGCTGGCTCCCCATCCTTGATATTCGTGGGCGTGGCTTCTATTACTACATCAGCCTCCACATCCTCTATTATATCTAAAGGTGATAAGCCCAAACGCCCATACTCGGGAATAAACCCAACACTCCCCTTCTCAGCCTTATATATGAGTAATTGATCGAGGTCGAGCCCTTGAGGATTTACAGCTACACCACCCCGATCGGCTACGGCCACAACCCTAGGATTGATCCCAAAACCTTTGATGAGGTCCTTCTGCCTAACCTTGATGAGTCTTATGAAGTTTTGATTTACGACCCCGAAACCTATCAGAAAGAGCCTCATACCAACCTTTAGTTCTTCTACCGAAGAATTACTATTAAATTTTATTTTCTGGCCCTAGTTTATCTTTTAACGAATAGCTCGGAGAATCCGTAAATCACCTATGTGATAAAGTTTTTAGACTCGGCTTACCATTAAAGGGTGGATGGGTTGGAAGAAGAACCTCTCCATATATCTTACCCTGATCCTTCTACTCCTTCTAACCTCCTACCTAGCTTATCCAGTTCGAATGTTGGAAGTGAGGAACCTTTCAAAGGGGAGGCTCATCCTCTCCATTCCAGTATCTCCGGGAGAAACCTTCACCGTGAGCTTTATACACAGTTTAGAAAGAACACCAGTGAAGGATCTATTCATCGTACAGGAGGATAATAGGCTCAGAATATTTGAGTCACACTTCAAATCGTGCTACAGTGCTCATTATTCAGATGGGGGAATATTGATCAAAGAGGGAGGATGGTTCATTATGAAGAATATAACAAGGCCGGCGATGGATAAGCTCCTTTTGATAGTCGCATCCATAAATAATTACACGATCTCCACAGCTGGTTTCAACGTATCGCTGAATCTTCATTCCGATGATGGGGATCTTGTGGAGATCAAAGTTATAGTAAGACCAGCATTATTTCACATATTCTCTCATCAAAAAGTCCTAACTTTAAGATGTATGATGCACGGTGAACCGAATATTTCTCAATATTTGAATACTCTAAAGGTTTGATGACCGATGAGCCAAAATTACATATGAAAAGAAAAAATGGATGGAGTGATTTTACTTTATCAGACCTACTTCCTTGTAGTACTTCTCAGCTCCAGGATGTAACGGGATGGGCATGGCGGTCAACGCTTTCTCTCGAGCGATGTACCTCGCCCTTGCATGGGCATCATGAAGTGTCTTCACATTCTCGAATATCGCTTTGGTGAATACATATACATCATCTGTACTCAACTCACTTCTACATACCAATGTAGCGAATACAGCCACCGTAGTCACATCTTTATCAATACCTTTATACGAGCCTGCAGGCACGACTTCCTTAAAGTAGTAGGGATACTTCTTCCTCAAGGCCTCTATCTTATCATCTTCCAACGGAACGATGACGATCGGTCTGATGAGCGCTACATCCGCTATGGCAGCTGCACCTATGCCCGTTGTGAAGAATGCTGCATCTATACGACCATCCTTCAAGTGATCACTCGCTTCAGCTGCACCTAACCTTTCAGCCCTTAGGTCGTCGAAGGTTAATCCATAGACCTCCAGTATCTGTCTTGCATTGACTTCAGTTCCACTACCCAGAGGACCCACGGCGACCTTCTTACCCTTTAAATCACTCACCGACTTGATACCCGCCTCTGCCCTAGCAACGATCTGTACATGCTCCGGATAGAGTATTGCAATACCTCTTATATTTCTAACTTGATCATCCTTGAACATATGAAGCCCTTCATAAGCATAGTAGGCAATATCGTTTTGTA
This DNA window, taken from Nitrososphaerales archaeon, encodes the following:
- a CDS encoding homoserine dehydrogenase; protein product: MRLFLIGFGVVNQNFIRLIKVRQKDLIKGFGINPRVVAVADRGGVAVNPQGLDLDQLLIYKAEKGSVGFIPEYGRLGLSPLDIIEDVEADVVIEATPTNIKDGEPALSHIIKAIRMGMHVISTNKGPFALAFPIIHELAEHNGVQLRFSGTVGGGTPILQFAKKCLRGDEIISIRGVLNGTTNYILTRMEEGYPFDQALKEAQRLGIAETDPSLDIDGIDSAAKLVILANWVMKRRVTLKDVLIKGLREVNREDLITLLKQGKTIRLIASANDKIEVSPTQISLDDPLNIKGTLNAVTFSSKYAGDETIIGRGAGGLETASAVLRDLIDIKFSLIGNEYS
- a CDS encoding type IV pilin N-terminal domain-containing protein: MVRIKSGVTPVIATALLLVISIAILAILAYTATGLVTVPKRSPQAIFEVDISKTGSMGYGYIHIRQKAGDAVKSSDLKFIFDVKGVRSIIMPNANYMFVAYGDIDISITHSTGPAKITINCVYEKGGKRIPMPNILIRLYNITGNKLLKEGYTNTEGMLTWSLSMRSGTEYNVTLVSIDANGKLANNKMVKGTNHEFTFNSSTPNIKVDIVIKSGDWGYYYGVPWKFVPGQMPSANPSFWFGNFTYTPGTVSAGNGLSDWGVTYLWDDVHTMIRNWDDLERGDTVEVIAIYLPTNQVIWQSMVEVK
- a CDS encoding TAXI family TRAP transporter solute-binding subunit — encoded protein: MASQISKKTFYTVIGVLVVLLVVVAGVAAYYATLQPPTPTPKPTPTPTPTPTPTPTPTPTVKRFTIASGWVVGVYYPVAGAISRIIYDKVPGMSLTVESSGASVANCKHIKTGAADFAIVQNDIAYYAYEGLHMFKDDQVRNIRGIAILYPEHVQIVARAEAGIKSVSDLKGKKVAVGPLGSGTEVNARQILEVYGLTFDDLRAERLGAAEASDHLKDGRIDAAFFTTGIGAAAIADVALIRPIVIVPLEDDKIEALRKKYPYYFKEVVPAGSYKGIDKDVTTVAVFATLVCRSELSTDDVYVFTKAIFENVKTLHDAHARARYIAREKALTAMPIPLHPGAEKYYKEVGLIK
- a CDS encoding DUF1850 domain-containing protein, which translates into the protein MGWKKNLSIYLTLILLLLLTSYLAYPVRMLEVRNLSKGRLILSIPVSPGETFTVSFIHSLERTPVKDLFIVQEDNRLRIFESHFKSCYSAHYSDGGILIKEGGWFIMKNITRPAMDKLLLIVASINNYTISTAGFNVSLNLHSDDGDLVEIKVIVRPALFHIFSHQKVLTLRCMMHGEPNISQYLNTLKV